AAATGCTGTAACTGTGCAATTATTCCCAGAAGTGTTAGCTGAAAGAAAAGAATTGGGGGGCTTTGCCTTGGGCGGGAAGAGAGGTGCGCAGCATGCCTTGTTAAGCTGTCTCATGTTTGGCATGCTGATTTTGTTATTGTCCAGTGGTTCTGTTGGGACTTTTGCCCAAGAGCAGGAGCCTATTATTTTTCTCGTCAACGAAAGACTTACACCTATAGCTTATGAACAAAATGGAGTTGCCAAAGGTGTTGTCGTTGACATTGCGAAAGCTTTGGGTGAAAAACTCGGCCGCCGCATTGAGGTTAGAGCTATGGATTGGCAGGAAGCGCAGCATTTGGTACTGGATGGACAAGCTCATGCTCTCCTTCAGATCAATCGAACTCCAGATAGAGAAGAAATCTATTCGTTTTCCGAACCACTGCTTTCTTCGGAATTTGTCATCATTAGGCCACAGGATGAGACCGACATTAAGGGAGAGTTAGATCTGGAGGGCAAAAGAGTAGGCGTGGAGATCGGAGGCTATGCTTACGACGTGCTTGGCGGCGATGATCAGATTGATCGGGTCGCTATCCTCAGCGCTGCGCAGGGCTTAGAGTTTCTAATATCAGGAGACTTAGACGCTGTGATTGTGGACCGCTGGATTGGCGAGTATGCTTTGGCGCAAACTAGAAGCTCTGGACTGGTAATTGCTAGGGCGCCCTTTGCTGTAAACCATTCGCATATAGCTGTAAAAAGGGGTAATGATGAGCTCCTGAAGCTGATTAATCATGGGCTGCAGGAAATCAAAAACGACGGTACATTTGACAGGATATTACAGGATTGGGGCGGCAAGAATGTTATCTATTTAACGGAAGAACAGATTACTAGGGCGGCTGCAGCGACAGGGATGATCATACTTCTGGTAGTTTCATCCATTTCTACATTTTTTGTGGTGAAACTAAAGAGATTGAACCAAGCTCTTGAAGTGAAGGTTGCTGATAGAACCCAAGAACTGGCAGTAGCGAACAGACGGCTGCAGACGGCTAATGCAGCCTTAGAGAAGCAGTCAAAGCTGGATCAGCTGACTCAGATCCTTAATCGGCGCGGTTTTAATGCTGTATATGAGAAGGCATGGGATATTTGTCAGAGACTACAACAGCCTTTGTCCTTTATTATTATTGACGTCGACAATTTTAAGACTGTAAATGATAAGCTCGGCCACTTGACAGGAGACCAATTTTTAGAAGAAATTGCTCTGCTTTTACAAAATGCCGCCGGAAGTTCAGATGTTGAGGTGGCACGGCTTGGCGGCGATGAGTTTGTATGTGTTCTGCAGAATGCTGCTGAAGAAGAAGCTGCTGAGTTTGCTGAAACCATCCGGGCAGAGATAGGGAACTTAACCTTCACCAATGCTGAATGGCAGCTAGAGCTGTCAGCTAGTTTAGGCGTGGCATCTCTAATCCCTAATGAGACCTCTTCTCCCAAGGAACTTTTCGCGTTAGCTGATCAAGCCTTGTACAAAGCAAAGGAAAGCGGGAGAAACAAAATGGTGAAGGCAAGTGATATTTAGTTAAAACATTGCTCCGCCTTATTTGCGCTTACCAAGGAACCAAGATTTATTGAGTTTCATCGCTGGAATTTTGCTCACCATATGGAGTCGTGTCACTGGACATCCTTTAAGGAAAGTGTATTTTTCGCTTGAATAGATAAGCTATATCAGTTAGATCCAAGTTGGGGAGTGTTAGAGAATTATTTGTAATAATTGAACTTAGGACTTAAATGAATGGGTGATTCATATGAAGTTCTACGTAGGTGTTACAGATAATCAGTGGTTTGAGTATTTGGCTC
This DNA window, taken from Bacillota bacterium, encodes the following:
- a CDS encoding diguanylate cyclase, with the translated sequence MGGKRGAQHALLSCLMFGMLILLLSSGSVGTFAQEQEPIIFLVNERLTPIAYEQNGVAKGVVVDIAKALGEKLGRRIEVRAMDWQEAQHLVLDGQAHALLQINRTPDREEIYSFSEPLLSSEFVIIRPQDETDIKGELDLEGKRVGVEIGGYAYDVLGGDDQIDRVAILSAAQGLEFLISGDLDAVIVDRWIGEYALAQTRSSGLVIARAPFAVNHSHIAVKRGNDELLKLINHGLQEIKNDGTFDRILQDWGGKNVIYLTEEQITRAAAATGMIILLVVSSISTFFVVKLKRLNQALEVKVADRTQELAVANRRLQTANAALEKQSKLDQLTQILNRRGFNAVYEKAWDICQRLQQPLSFIIIDVDNFKTVNDKLGHLTGDQFLEEIALLLQNAAGSSDVEVARLGGDEFVCVLQNAAEEEAAEFAETIRAEIGNLTFTNAEWQLELSASLGVASLIPNETSSPKELFALADQALYKAKESGRNKMVKASDI